One genomic region from Zalophus californianus isolate mZalCal1 chromosome 12, mZalCal1.pri.v2, whole genome shotgun sequence encodes:
- the MIOS gene encoding GATOR complex protein MIOS isoform X2 — MSGTKPDILWAPHQVDRFVVCDSELSLYHVESTVNSELKAGSLRLSEDSAATLLSINSDTPYMKCVAWYLNYDPECLLAVGQANGRVVLTSLGQDHNSKFKDLIGKEFVPKHARQCNTLAWNPLDSNWLAAGLDKHRADFSVLIWDICSKYTPDIVPMEKVRLSAGETETTLLVTKPLYELGQNDACLSLCWLPRDQKLLLAGMHRNLAIFDLRNTSQKMFVNTKAVQGVTVDPYFHDRVASFYEGQVAIWDLRKFEKPVLTLTEQPKPLTKVAWCPTRTGLLATLTRDSNIIRLYDMQHTPTPIGDETEPTIIERSVQPCDNYIASFAWHPTSQNRMIVVTPNRTMSDFTVFERISLAWSPITSLMWACGRHLYECAEEENDNSLEKDIATKMRLRALSRYGLDTEQVWRNHILAGNEDPQLKSLWYTLHFMKQYTEDMDQKSPGNKGSLVYAGIKSIVKSSLGMVESSRHNWSGLDKQSDIQNLNEERILALQLCGWIKKGTDVDVGPFLNSLVQEGEWERAAAVALFNLDIRRAIQILNEGASSEKGDLNLNVVAMALSGYTDEKNSLWREMCSTLRLQLNNPYLCVMFAFLTSETGSYDGVLYENKVAVRDRVAFACKFLSDSQGSPLDVLKDERVQYWIENYRNLLDAWRFWHKRAEFDIHRSKLDPSSKPLAQVFVSCNFCGKSISYSCSTVPHQGRGFSQYGVSGSPTKSKVTSCPGCRKPLPRCALCLINMGTPVSSCPGGSKSDEKVDLSKDKKLAQFNNWFTWCHNCRHGGHAGHMLSWFRDHAECPVSACTCKCMQLDTTGNLVPAETVQP, encoded by the exons ATGAGCGGTACCAAACCCGATATATTGTGGGCACCACACCAAGTTGATAGATTTGTTGTATGTGACTCTGAACTGAGCCTTTATCATGTGGAATCTACTGTGAATTCAGAACTCAAAGCTGGATCTTTACGTTTATCTGAAGACTCTGCGGCTACATTACTATCAATAAATTCAGATACGCCATATATGAAATGTGTTGCCTGGTATCTCAATTATGATCCTGAATGTCTCCTAGCAGTTGGACAAGCAAATGGTCGAGTTGTACTTACAAGTCTTGGTCAAGATCATAACTCAAAATTCAAAGATTTGATAGGAAAAGAATTTGTTCCAAAACATGCACGACAATGTAATACCCTTGCGTGGAATCCATTGGATAGTAACTGGCTTGCTGCTGGGCTAGATAAACATAGAGCTGATTTTTCAGTGCTGATTTGGGATATTTGCAGCAAATATACTCCTGATATAGTTCCCATGGAGAAAGTGAGACTTTCAGCAGGTGAAACTGAAACAACATTATTAGTAACAAAACCTCTTTATGAGTTAGGACAAAATGatgcttgtctctctctttgttggCTTCCACGAGACCAGAAACTTCTCCTTGCTGGTATGCATCGTAACTTAGCCATATTTGATCTTCGGAATACAAGCCAAAAGATGTTTGTAAATACAAAAGCTGTTCAGGGGGTGACAGTAGACCCCTACTTCCATGATCGTGTTGCTTCCTTCTATGAAGGTCAGGTTGCAATATGGGATCTAAGGAAATTTGAGAAGCCAGTTTTGACTTTGACTGAGCAACCAAAGCCCTTAACAAAAGTAGCATGGTGTCCAACTAGGACTGGTCTGCTTGCCACTTTGACAAGGGATAGTAACATTATTAGATTATATGATATGCAGCACACACCCACTCCCATTGGAGATGAAACTGAACCCACAATAATTGAAAGAAGTGTGCAACCCTGTGACAATTACATTGCTTCCTTTGCTTGGCATCCAACCAGTCAAAATCGAATGATAGTTGTAACTCCCAACCGAACGATGTCTGACTTCACTGTTTTTGAAAGGATATCTCTTGCCTGGAGCCCAATCACATCTTTAATGTGGGCTTGTGGTCGTCATTTGTATGAATgtgcagaagaagaaaatgataattcTTTAGAAAAAGATATAGCAACGAAGATGCGCCTTCGGGCTTTATCCAGGTACGGACTTGATACAGAACAGGTGTGGAGAAACCATATTTTAGCTGGAAATGAAGACCCACAGCTCAAATCGCTCTGGTATACCCTCCACT TTATGAAGCAGTATACAGAAGATATGGATCAGAAGTCTCCAGGAAACAAAGGATCATTGGTTTATGCAGGAATTAAATCAATTGTAAAATCATCTTTGG GAATGGTGGAAAGCAGCAGACATAATTGGAGTGGTTTGGATAAGCAAAGTGATATTCAGAATTTAAATGAAGAGAGAATCTTAGCTTTACAGCTTTGTGGGTGGATAAAGAAAGGAACGGATGTAGATGTAGGGCCATTTTTGAATTCCCTTGTAcaagaaggggagtgggagagagctGCTGCTGTGGCATTGTTCAACTTGGATATTCGGCGAGCAATCCAAATCCTGAATGAAGGAGCATCTTCAGAAAAAG GTGATCTGAATCTCAATGTGGTAGCAATGGCTTTATCGGGATATACGGATGAGAAAAACTCCCTTTGGAGAGAAATGTGCAGTACCCTACGACTACAATTAAATAACCCATATCTGTGTGTCatgtttgcatttctgacaagtgaGACAGGATCTTATGATGGAGTATTG TATGAAAACAAAGTTGCCGTACGTGACAGAGTGGCTTTTGCTTGTAAATTCCTTAGTGATAGTCAG ggtTCTCCTTTAGATGTTCTTAAAGATGAAAGAGTTCAGTACTGGATTGAGAATTATAGAAATTTATTAGATGCCTGGAGGTTTTGGCACAAACGAGCTGAGTTTGATATTCACAGGAGTAAGTTGGATCCCAGTTCTAAGCCTTTAGCACAG GTGTTTGTGAGTTGCAATTTTTGTGGCAAGTCGATCTCCTACAGCTGTTCAACTGTGCCTCATCAGGGCAGAGGTTTTAGTCAGTATGGTGTCAGTGGTTCACCAACAAAATCTAAAGTCACAAGTTGCCCTGGCTGTCGAAAACCCCTTCCTCGATGTGCACTTTGCCTCATTAATATGGGAACACCTGTTTCTAGCTGTCCCG
- the MIOS gene encoding GATOR complex protein MIOS isoform X1, which produces MSGTKPDILWAPHQVDRFVVCDSELSLYHVESTVNSELKAGSLRLSEDSAATLLSINSDTPYMKCVAWYLNYDPECLLAVGQANGRVVLTSLGQDHNSKFKDLIGKEFVPKHARQCNTLAWNPLDSNWLAAGLDKHRADFSVLIWDICSKYTPDIVPMEKVRLSAGETETTLLVTKPLYELGQNDACLSLCWLPRDQKLLLAGMHRNLAIFDLRNTSQKMFVNTKAVQGVTVDPYFHDRVASFYEGQVAIWDLRKFEKPVLTLTEQPKPLTKVAWCPTRTGLLATLTRDSNIIRLYDMQHTPTPIGDETEPTIIERSVQPCDNYIASFAWHPTSQNRMIVVTPNRTMSDFTVFERISLAWSPITSLMWACGRHLYECAEEENDNSLEKDIATKMRLRALSRYGLDTEQVWRNHILAGNEDPQLKSLWYTLHFMKQYTEDMDQKSPGNKGSLVYAGIKSIVKSSLGMVESSRHNWSGLDKQSDIQNLNEERILALQLCGWIKKGTDVDVGPFLNSLVQEGEWERAAAVALFNLDIRRAIQILNEGASSEKGDLNLNVVAMALSGYTDEKNSLWREMCSTLRLQLNNPYLCVMFAFLTSETGSYDGVLYENKVAVRDRVAFACKFLSDSQLNRYIEKLTNEMKEAGNLEGILLTGLTKDGVDLMESYVDRTGDVQTASYCMLQGSPLDVLKDERVQYWIENYRNLLDAWRFWHKRAEFDIHRSKLDPSSKPLAQVFVSCNFCGKSISYSCSTVPHQGRGFSQYGVSGSPTKSKVTSCPGCRKPLPRCALCLINMGTPVSSCPGGSKSDEKVDLSKDKKLAQFNNWFTWCHNCRHGGHAGHMLSWFRDHAECPVSACTCKCMQLDTTGNLVPAETVQP; this is translated from the exons ATGAGCGGTACCAAACCCGATATATTGTGGGCACCACACCAAGTTGATAGATTTGTTGTATGTGACTCTGAACTGAGCCTTTATCATGTGGAATCTACTGTGAATTCAGAACTCAAAGCTGGATCTTTACGTTTATCTGAAGACTCTGCGGCTACATTACTATCAATAAATTCAGATACGCCATATATGAAATGTGTTGCCTGGTATCTCAATTATGATCCTGAATGTCTCCTAGCAGTTGGACAAGCAAATGGTCGAGTTGTACTTACAAGTCTTGGTCAAGATCATAACTCAAAATTCAAAGATTTGATAGGAAAAGAATTTGTTCCAAAACATGCACGACAATGTAATACCCTTGCGTGGAATCCATTGGATAGTAACTGGCTTGCTGCTGGGCTAGATAAACATAGAGCTGATTTTTCAGTGCTGATTTGGGATATTTGCAGCAAATATACTCCTGATATAGTTCCCATGGAGAAAGTGAGACTTTCAGCAGGTGAAACTGAAACAACATTATTAGTAACAAAACCTCTTTATGAGTTAGGACAAAATGatgcttgtctctctctttgttggCTTCCACGAGACCAGAAACTTCTCCTTGCTGGTATGCATCGTAACTTAGCCATATTTGATCTTCGGAATACAAGCCAAAAGATGTTTGTAAATACAAAAGCTGTTCAGGGGGTGACAGTAGACCCCTACTTCCATGATCGTGTTGCTTCCTTCTATGAAGGTCAGGTTGCAATATGGGATCTAAGGAAATTTGAGAAGCCAGTTTTGACTTTGACTGAGCAACCAAAGCCCTTAACAAAAGTAGCATGGTGTCCAACTAGGACTGGTCTGCTTGCCACTTTGACAAGGGATAGTAACATTATTAGATTATATGATATGCAGCACACACCCACTCCCATTGGAGATGAAACTGAACCCACAATAATTGAAAGAAGTGTGCAACCCTGTGACAATTACATTGCTTCCTTTGCTTGGCATCCAACCAGTCAAAATCGAATGATAGTTGTAACTCCCAACCGAACGATGTCTGACTTCACTGTTTTTGAAAGGATATCTCTTGCCTGGAGCCCAATCACATCTTTAATGTGGGCTTGTGGTCGTCATTTGTATGAATgtgcagaagaagaaaatgataattcTTTAGAAAAAGATATAGCAACGAAGATGCGCCTTCGGGCTTTATCCAGGTACGGACTTGATACAGAACAGGTGTGGAGAAACCATATTTTAGCTGGAAATGAAGACCCACAGCTCAAATCGCTCTGGTATACCCTCCACT TTATGAAGCAGTATACAGAAGATATGGATCAGAAGTCTCCAGGAAACAAAGGATCATTGGTTTATGCAGGAATTAAATCAATTGTAAAATCATCTTTGG GAATGGTGGAAAGCAGCAGACATAATTGGAGTGGTTTGGATAAGCAAAGTGATATTCAGAATTTAAATGAAGAGAGAATCTTAGCTTTACAGCTTTGTGGGTGGATAAAGAAAGGAACGGATGTAGATGTAGGGCCATTTTTGAATTCCCTTGTAcaagaaggggagtgggagagagctGCTGCTGTGGCATTGTTCAACTTGGATATTCGGCGAGCAATCCAAATCCTGAATGAAGGAGCATCTTCAGAAAAAG GTGATCTGAATCTCAATGTGGTAGCAATGGCTTTATCGGGATATACGGATGAGAAAAACTCCCTTTGGAGAGAAATGTGCAGTACCCTACGACTACAATTAAATAACCCATATCTGTGTGTCatgtttgcatttctgacaagtgaGACAGGATCTTATGATGGAGTATTG TATGAAAACAAAGTTGCCGTACGTGACAGAGTGGCTTTTGCTTGTAAATTCCTTAGTGATAGTCAG TTAAATAGATATATTGAAAAGTTGACCAACGAAATGAAAGAGGctggaaatttggaaggaatacTGCTTACAGGCCTTACTAAAGATGGAGTGGACTTAATGGAGAGTTATGTCGATAGAACTGGAGATGTCCAAACAGCAAGTTACTGCATGTTGCAG ggtTCTCCTTTAGATGTTCTTAAAGATGAAAGAGTTCAGTACTGGATTGAGAATTATAGAAATTTATTAGATGCCTGGAGGTTTTGGCACAAACGAGCTGAGTTTGATATTCACAGGAGTAAGTTGGATCCCAGTTCTAAGCCTTTAGCACAG GTGTTTGTGAGTTGCAATTTTTGTGGCAAGTCGATCTCCTACAGCTGTTCAACTGTGCCTCATCAGGGCAGAGGTTTTAGTCAGTATGGTGTCAGTGGTTCACCAACAAAATCTAAAGTCACAAGTTGCCCTGGCTGTCGAAAACCCCTTCCTCGATGTGCACTTTGCCTCATTAATATGGGAACACCTGTTTCTAGCTGTCCCG